The following coding sequences lie in one Mycteria americana isolate JAX WOST 10 ecotype Jacksonville Zoo and Gardens chromosome 13, USCA_MyAme_1.0, whole genome shotgun sequence genomic window:
- the LOC142416482 gene encoding solute carrier family 2, facilitated glucose transporter member 11-like, producing the protein MTTFACKLKMSYSLFLLAFVLGIGGAFQYGLQVSIINSPAEYIKSFIRETWLKRYGSSPSEEIITLMWSFVVSIYSIGGLLGSLSAGYLSVRFGRKKAMLFANVPALLSATLMGLSRLCGSFEMIIAGRLFSGVCGGLALNIHLMYAGECAPRKLRGLIAITASTATAVGKFVGFALGLREVLGVDALWPILMAANALPALVQLLTLPFFPDSPRYLLIDKKDKEGCIKAVKQLWGDGDHMAEIDDMMAEQEAIRGEKAKSVCDLFHDKAVRWQLITLFLVSSCMQLIGVNVVYFYAYNVFIKAGIPPVQIHYVSLGVGITEILTTVLCGFLIERAGRKTLLWKSYTIMALALGLLTVTLSLQDSFSWVPYCSVALIFIFIMSFGIGPAGVLCPLPTEIFIQSYRPAAYVFNGATNWIQLFILGLLFPFIVEGLGSFSFIIFLTYCLSMAIFVFLVMPETKGKTMLQVMEEFNRLNYRGQKRQTALQKSNCSVMIVTRL; encoded by the exons ATGACTACCTTTGCATGCAAGTTG AAAATGAGCTACAGTCTCTTCCTCCTGGCTTTTGTCCTGGGCATTGGTGGAGCTTTCCAGTATGGGTTGCAGGTCTCCATTATCAATTCTCCTGCTGAG tacaTCAAAAGTTTCATCCGTGAGACCTGGCTGAAGAGGTACGGCTCTTCTCCCAGTGAAGAGATTATTACTTTGATGTGGTCCTTTGTTGTGTCCATTTACAGCATCGGTGGGCTTCTGGGGTCCTTGTCTGCCGGATATTTGTCTGTTAGATTTGGAAG gaagaAGGCCATGCTGTTCGCCAATGTCCCTGCTCTGTTGAGCGCAACTCTGATGGGACTCAGCCGGCTGTGTGGATCCTTTGAGATGATCATCGCTGGAAGGTTATTTTCTGGAGTGTGTGGAG GTTTAGCTCTGAATATCCATCTCATGTATGCTGGGGAATGTGCCCCACGGAAGCTCCGCGGGCTGATTGCCATAACAGCTTCTACTGCCACTGCCGTCGGAAAGTTTGTAGGATTTGCTCTGGGTCTCAG agaagTCCTTGGAGTAGATGCTCTCTGGCCTATTCTTATGGCAGCCAACGCGCTTCCCGCCCTCGTTCAGCTTCTcaccctccccttcttcccagactCTCCCCGCTACCTGCTCATTGACAAAAAGGACAAGGAGGGGTGCATCAAAG ctgtgaAGCAGCTCTGGGGAGACGGTGACCATATGGCTGAAATAGATGACATGATGGCAGAGCAAGAAGCCATCCGTGGGGAGAAGGCTAAGAGCGTTTGTGATCTTTTTCATGACAAAGCTGTCCGTTGGCAGCTCATCACTCTCTTCCTTGTCTCCTCATGCATGCAGTTAATTGGCGTCAATGTG GTTTACTTTTATGCATACAATGTCTTTATAAAGGCTGGAATCCCCCCTGTTCAAATCCACTATGTCTCCCTGGGAGTTGGGATCACCGAGATCCTCACTACAGTTCTGTGT GGTTTCCTAATTGAGCGTGCAGGGAGGAAGACACTGCTGTGGAAAAGCTACACTATTATGGCCTTGGCTTTAGGGCTCCTCACAGTCACGCTTTCACTACAG GATTCCTTTTCCTGGGTACCATACTGCTCTGTTGCACTCATCTTTATTTTCATCATGAGCTTTGGCATTGGGCCAG ctggagtattATGCCCCTTgcctacagaaatatttattcagtcATACAGACCAGCTGCTTATGTTTTTAATGGCGCTACAAACTGGATCCAACTCTTCATCCTTGGACTTTTGTTCCCTTTCATTGTG GAAGGTCTTGGTAGTTTCTCTTTCATCATTTTCCTGACATACTGTCTGTCCATGGCTATCTTTGTCTTCCTGGTGATGCCAGAGACCAAAGGGAAGACCATGCTGCAGGTCATGGAGGAGTTCAACCGCCTGAACTACCGTGGACAGAAGAGACAGACAGCCCTACAGAAGAGTAACTGCTCAGTGATGATTGTTACTAGACTTTAA